Proteins co-encoded in one Megalops cyprinoides isolate fMegCyp1 chromosome 1, fMegCyp1.pri, whole genome shotgun sequence genomic window:
- the sema4gb gene encoding semaphorin-4G has protein sequence MASRASPLCPLLFLCTLTAAWGFPFRPSLDLDVTPRITVFSNGLLGCRRFSGAALNYSTLLLEDEAGVLYIGARGAVFAVDTGDISAPGNNMTIEWEASPEQKRQCMSKGKDNQTQCYNHIRFLQRYNETHLYVCGTNAFRPLCAYIDVEHFRLSSGFEEGREKCPYDPAKGYTGLLIDGEMYTASQYEFRSSPDIRRNIPYPIVKTEEAPTRWLLEADFVGSALVRESINSSIGDDDKIYFFFTEKSQEPMPYFSQTRVARVARVCKGDWGGQRTLQRKWTSFLKARLVCSIPDYDFHLNVLHSVFVVEGRDPQSTVFYGVFGLEWKNVKASAVCRYSIMDVQKAFEGPYVENPDSPQRWAEYTGKVPEPRPGSCITNQLRARGFNSSFDLPDNVLNFARRHPLVFQQVRPLGERPLLFKRSVDYTRIAVHRVSALDGVQYDMLFIGTDEGWLHKAVEVKGQVHIIEELQLYEEPQPVDSMVISQTQRSIYVGSPSGVLQLPLSSCGRYASCFDCIFARDPFCAWDGTGCVEVASVANRSGLTQDVMNGNTGCETSAGEDMAAHRTRSVAEGDDVLLQCEQRSNLATPQWTLDGRQLEGYGLDSGYRVGTDGLLVIGARPEQSGRYRCFAVENGVRVLVASYTVWVRPDLPPLPPTNPPPVAMTTTTRSPTTMTRSPTTMTMRLPTTMATTTAATSMAPPPTSSPTEQPLPSPPSPPAPLPAGPEFQTYRNMEAMYISLVVILGGMCLVLTVVLLYMAFCVQGQRPGRKCSLQGGGARPERKRSSHMELKTISSHCNGRREDAPDGHLQIVPGEGQASPNKDSPPPAPPLPLPPPLPSSEYVNGLSATLPSVLRKMNGNSYMLLRQADPETASPLYYSFTEELNRILEKRKHNQLVTKPDESSV, from the exons GCCTGCTGGGATGCCGGAGGTTCAGCGGGGCGGCTCTGAACTACAGCACCCTGCTCCTTGAGGACGAGGCGGGGGTGCTGTACATCGGGGCCCGGGGTGCTGTGTTCGCCGTGGACACTGGCGACATCTCCGCCCCCGGCAACAACATGACC ATTGAGTGGGAGGCGTCACCTGAGCAGAAGAGGCAGTGCATGAGCAAAGGGAAGGACAATCAG ACGCAGTGCTACAATCACATCCGATTCCTCCAGAGGTACAACGAGACCCACTTGTACGTCTGTGGAACAAACGCCTTCAGACCCCTCTGCGCCTACATA gATGTGGAGCACTTCAGACTGTCCTCTGGCTTTGAGGAGGGGCGGGAGAAGTGTCCCTACGACCCGGCCAAGGGCTACACTGGCCTCCTCATAG ACGGCGAGATGTACACAGCGTCCCAGTATGAATTCCGCAGCTCACCGGACATTCGGCGCAACATCCCCTACCCCATTGTGAAGACCGAGGAGGCGCCCACCCGCTGGCTGCTCG AGGCGGACTTTGTGGGGTCGGCGCTGGTGAGGGAGAGTATCAACAGCTCCATCGGGGATGACGACAAGATCTACTTCTTCTTCACCGAGAAGAGCCAGGAGCCCATGCCCTACTTCAGCCAGACCCGGGTGGCCCGAGTGGCACGGGTGTGCAAG GGGGACTGGGGAGGCCAGCGCACCCTGCAGCGGAAGTGGACGTCCTTCCTGAAGGCCCGGCTGGTCTGCTCCATCCCCGACTATGACTTCCACCTCAACGTCCTGCACAGCGTCTTTGTGGTGGAGGGGCGGGACCCGCAGAGCACCGTCTTCTACGGAGTCTTTGGCCTGGAATG gaaaaatgtcaaaGCGTCGGCTGTCTGCCGCTACTCAATCATGGATGTGCAGAAGGCCTTCGAGGGGCCCTACGTGGAGAACCCAGACTCCCCGCAGAGATGGGCAGAATACACTGGGAAGGTTCCAGAACCCAGGCCCGGCTCG tgcatCACAAACCAACTCCGAGCCCGAGGCTTCAACTCGTCCTTCGACCTGCCCGACAATGTGCTCAACTTCGCCCGGAGGCACCCGCTGGTGTTCCAGCAGGTGCGCCCCCTTGgagagcgccccctgctgttcaAGAGGAGCGTGGACTACACCAGGATCGCAGTGCACAGGGTTTCCGCCCTCGACGGGGTCCAGTACGACATGCTTTTCATTGGGACAG acgAGGGCTGGCTGCACAAGGCTGtcgaggtcaaaggtcaggtgCACATCATCgaggagctgcagctgtacGAGGAGCCCCAGCCGGTTGACAGCATGGTCATCTCCcaaacacag AGGAGCATCTATGTGGGCTCCCCCTCTGGGGTCCTCCAGCTGCCCCTGTCCTCCTGTGGCAGGTACGCCTCCTGTTTCGACTGCATCTTCGCGCGGGACCCCTTCTGCGCCTGGGATGGGACGGGATGTGTGGAGGTGGCGTCGGTGGCGAACAG GTCCGGCCTCACTCAGGATGTGATGAATGGGAACACGGGCTGTGAGACCAGCGCAGGCGAAG aCATGGCAGCCCACCGCACGCGCTCTGTCGCCGAGGGCGATGACGTGCTCCTGCAATGCGAGCAGCGCTCCAACCTGGCCACCCCGCAGTGGACGCTGGACGGTCGGCAGCTGGAGGGATACGGTCTGGACTCCGGGTACCGGGTCGGCACCGACGGGCTCCTGGTCATCGGGGCGCGACCCGAGCAGAGCGGGCGGTACCGCTGCTTCGCCGTGGAGAACGGCGTCCGTGTCCTCGTGGCCAGCTACACTGTGTGGGTCCGCCCCGACCTGCCCCCGCTGCCACCCACGAATCCGCCTCCTGTCGCCATGACGACGACGACGAGGTCGCCCACGACGATGACGAGGTCACCCACGACGATGACGATGAGGTTGCCGACGACGATGGCGACGACCACGGCCGCCACTTCCATGGCCCCTCCGCCAACCAGCAGCCCCACCgagcagcccctcccctccccgccgTCCCCGCCCGCCCCTCTGCCCGCGGGGCCCGAATTCCAGACCTACCGCAACATGGAGGCCATGTACATCTCGCTGGTGGTGATCCTCGGGGGCATGTGCCTGGTGCTGACAGTGGTGCTGCTCTACATGGCCTTCTGCGTGCAGGGCCAGCGGCCGGGCAGGAAGTGCTCCCTgcaggggggcggagcccggcccgagaggaagaggagctcgCACATGGAGCTGAAGACCATTTCCAGCCACTGCAACGGAAGGCGGGAGGACGCTCCCGACGGGCACCTGCAGATCGTGCCGGGGGAGGGCCAGGCCTCGCCCAACAAGGACTCGCCCCCTCCGGCACCCCcgctgcccctccccccgcccctgccGTCCTCCGAGTATGTCAATGGGCTGTCGGCGACCCTCCCCAGCGTCCTGCGCAAGATGAACGGGAACAGCTACATGCTGCTGCGCCAGGCCGACCCGGAGACTGCCTCCCCGCTGTACTACTCCTTCACCGAGGAGCTCAACAGGATCCTGGAGAAGAGGAAGCACAACCAGCTAGTCACCAAGCCGGATGAGAGCTCCGTGTAG